A DNA window from Micromonospora sp. NBC_01739 contains the following coding sequences:
- a CDS encoding dTDP-4-dehydrorhamnose 3,5-epimerase family protein, which translates to MRIEPLGLEGAYLIRPQIFPDSRGVFLEIFNQPDFEETIGHPLEVAQVNCSSSRLGTVRGLHGVAIPPGQARYATCVRGAIVDIVVDTRIGSPTFGDHVPVRLDDERREALYLAEGLVHGFAPLGDEATVVYLCSSIYSPAASFQINPFDPALSLPWPQHGEPILSDKDRAAPTLRQALDLGMLPTYAECLALGEARRLRAGGGREALR; encoded by the coding sequence ATGCGGATTGAGCCGTTGGGTTTGGAGGGTGCTTATCTCATCCGACCACAGATCTTTCCGGATAGCCGAGGCGTCTTTCTCGAGATATTCAACCAACCGGATTTCGAGGAGACGATCGGCCATCCGTTGGAGGTGGCTCAGGTCAACTGCTCATCGTCGCGCCTCGGCACGGTCCGCGGCCTGCACGGCGTCGCGATACCGCCGGGCCAGGCCCGGTACGCCACGTGCGTGCGCGGAGCGATCGTCGACATTGTCGTCGACACCCGCATCGGTTCCCCGACGTTCGGCGACCACGTCCCGGTGCGGCTGGACGACGAACGGCGCGAAGCGCTCTACCTGGCCGAGGGGTTGGTCCACGGATTTGCTCCGCTCGGTGACGAGGCCACCGTGGTCTACCTGTGCTCCAGCATCTACAGCCCGGCAGCCTCGTTCCAGATCAATCCGTTCGACCCGGCCCTGTCCCTGCCGTGGCCGCAGCATGGCGAACCGATCTTGTCTGACAAGGACCGGGCCGCGCCGACCCTGCGGCAGGCCCTCGACCTGGGGATGCTGCCCACGTATGCCGAATGTTTGGCGCTCGGCGAGGCGCGCCGGCTGCGGGCCGGCGGCGGCCGGGAAGCGCTGCGATGA
- a CDS encoding acyl-CoA dehydrogenase family protein — translation MSTETARHRVTGDLVQPVTQQGADLLDLLSAHVPHLQAGAAANDRSGTFPAEVFENLRKDGVLGATVPVELGGLGVDSLHDVALALREVAEADASSALALHMQLSRGLTLSYEWRHGSPAARSLAERLLRPMGSGEAVVCTTVKDAVAHRSVSTLTPQPDGTWLLQGRKMLASMAPIATVFVISAQAAVGGGVPAQAAAVVARDAAGLTVLDSWNGLGMRASGSVDVVMDGCVVKEEDIFFRGPVGQHDDAALAGQTVSSITMLGIYIGIARAARELAVETVRRRGAGQAGARTLVAEVDARLQAMRATVSVALSVADAPATGDAGDRGRRLMTSFQRAKLFVNRVAPEVVGDCLTLIGGASYDAGHPMSRLYRDVRAGSFMHPYTYADAVDFLSSQALDY, via the coding sequence ATGTCGACAGAGACCGCACGTCACCGCGTGACGGGAGACCTCGTCCAGCCGGTGACCCAGCAGGGTGCCGACCTGCTCGACCTGCTGTCCGCGCACGTACCGCATCTCCAGGCAGGCGCGGCGGCGAACGATCGCAGCGGCACGTTCCCGGCCGAGGTGTTCGAGAACCTGCGCAAGGACGGCGTTCTCGGCGCGACCGTGCCGGTGGAGCTCGGCGGCCTTGGCGTCGATTCCCTGCACGACGTCGCGCTCGCGTTGCGCGAGGTGGCGGAGGCCGACGCCTCCTCGGCCCTCGCGCTGCATATGCAGCTCAGCCGCGGCCTGACCCTCAGCTACGAGTGGCGGCACGGCTCGCCGGCGGCGCGATCGCTCGCCGAACGGCTGCTGCGCCCGATGGGTTCCGGCGAGGCCGTCGTATGCACGACGGTGAAGGACGCCGTCGCGCATCGCAGCGTCAGCACGCTGACTCCCCAGCCGGACGGCACGTGGTTGCTCCAGGGGCGCAAGATGCTGGCCAGCATGGCCCCCATCGCGACGGTGTTCGTCATCTCCGCGCAGGCGGCCGTCGGCGGGGGCGTGCCGGCGCAAGCCGCCGCGGTCGTCGCCCGCGACGCCGCCGGCCTGACCGTGCTGGACAGCTGGAACGGCCTCGGTATGCGGGCGTCCGGCAGCGTGGACGTGGTGATGGACGGATGCGTGGTCAAGGAGGAGGACATCTTCTTTCGTGGACCCGTAGGCCAGCACGACGACGCGGCGCTCGCCGGCCAGACGGTCAGCTCGATCACGATGCTCGGCATTTACATCGGGATCGCCCGCGCGGCACGCGAACTCGCTGTCGAGACGGTTCGCCGGCGCGGCGCCGGGCAGGCGGGCGCGCGCACCCTCGTGGCCGAGGTGGATGCGCGGCTACAGGCGATGCGGGCCACCGTCAGCGTTGCCCTGTCAGTGGCCGACGCACCGGCGACCGGGGACGCGGGTGACCGTGGCCGCCGACTGATGACGTCCTTTCAGCGGGCAAAGCTGTTCGTGAACCGTGTCGCCCCGGAGGTCGTGGGCGACTGTCTCACGTTGATCGGCGGGGCGTCGTACGACGCGGGGCATCCGATGTCCCGGCTCTACCGGGACGTCCGGGCGGGCTCGTTCATGCACCCGTACACCTACGCGGACGCGGTCGACTTCCTGAGCTCTCAGGCGCTCGACTACTGA
- a CDS encoding DegT/DnrJ/EryC1/StrS family aminotransferase → MIPLFRVPMSAQAPDAIAAVVASGQIGQGAKVEQFERELADRIGNPHVATLNSATAGLHLALRLVTGSTPGGEVLSTPLTMEATNWTILANGLDIRWVDVDPATLNVDLDDLARKITANTRAIMIVHFAGYPVDLDRLRGILDRAEAIHGHRPMVIEDCAHAWGATYRDVPLGNHGNISVFSFQAIKHLTCGDGGLIVLPNEELHRRAKLLRWFGIDREGPDRLRNPPDVQEWGYKFHMSDINAAIGLANLSHSDEVLRRHRDNAAYYDSRLAGVPGLTLTQRAPDRQSSFWIYPLQVDDRDAFIKRMDAAGVMVSQVHMRNDVHTCVRDYVDQLPALDVVDKRLVCIPVGWWVSDDQREYIADTVDSGW, encoded by the coding sequence ATGATTCCGCTGTTCCGGGTACCGATGTCGGCGCAGGCCCCGGACGCCATCGCCGCTGTCGTGGCGAGCGGACAGATCGGCCAAGGCGCGAAGGTCGAGCAGTTCGAGCGCGAGCTGGCCGATCGGATCGGCAACCCGCACGTAGCGACGCTGAACAGCGCGACTGCGGGTCTGCATCTGGCGCTGCGTCTGGTCACGGGATCGACCCCCGGCGGTGAGGTTCTCTCCACGCCACTGACCATGGAGGCCACCAACTGGACGATTCTGGCCAACGGCCTGGACATCCGGTGGGTCGACGTCGACCCGGCCACGCTGAACGTCGATTTGGACGACCTGGCCCGAAAGATCACCGCGAACACCCGGGCAATCATGATCGTGCACTTCGCCGGTTACCCGGTGGACCTGGACCGGCTGCGCGGGATCCTCGACCGGGCCGAAGCGATCCACGGCCACCGGCCGATGGTGATCGAGGACTGCGCGCACGCCTGGGGCGCCACCTACCGAGACGTCCCGCTCGGCAATCACGGCAACATCTCGGTCTTCAGCTTCCAGGCCATCAAGCATCTGACCTGCGGCGACGGCGGCCTGATCGTACTGCCGAACGAGGAACTGCACCGCCGGGCCAAGCTGCTGCGGTGGTTCGGCATCGACCGAGAGGGTCCGGACCGGCTTCGAAACCCGCCCGACGTCCAGGAGTGGGGCTACAAGTTCCACATGAGCGACATCAACGCGGCGATCGGCCTCGCCAATCTCTCGCACTCCGACGAGGTGCTGCGGCGGCACCGAGATAACGCCGCGTACTACGACAGCCGGCTCGCGGGCGTACCCGGGTTGACGCTCACCCAGCGCGCCCCGGACCGGCAGTCCTCGTTCTGGATCTATCCACTGCAGGTGGACGACCGGGACGCGTTCATCAAGCGGATGGACGCGGCGGGCGTGATGGTGAGCCAGGTGCACATGCGCAACGACGTGCACACCTGTGTACGCGACTACGTCGACCAGCTGCCCGCCCTGGACGTGGTTGACAAGCGCTTGGTCTGCATCCCGGTCGGCTGGTGGGTTTCGGACGACCAGCGCGAGTACATCGCCGACACGGTCGACTCGGGGTGGTGA
- a CDS encoding NAD-dependent epimerase/dehydratase family protein, translating to MPRVAVIGATGCVGRQICATFSAAGHDILAVARKAGVPHAAGLEFVELDVAATDAATIGVLFAERHVDVVVNAAGRWGPTRAEMVHSHLGVVQRLVEAVALMERAPRLVHIGSVHEYGPLPVGTSLDESAVPRPRTAYAQIKLACSTAVMALGGVVLRATNMYGPHPPEETFFAVLLLRLRAAMDTDEIVELSVADARRDFVDVRDVASAALAAASASLSGCAINIGSGRAADMRDLVTSFVAEARFPTERLRIAQREVPSHGGEWIQVDIRAARQLMDWRPRFTVQESLSAMWHAA from the coding sequence ATGCCGCGCGTTGCCGTGATTGGCGCGACAGGTTGTGTGGGCCGGCAGATTTGCGCGACATTCTCCGCTGCCGGGCACGACATTCTCGCCGTCGCACGGAAGGCTGGTGTTCCGCACGCCGCCGGCCTCGAGTTCGTCGAGCTGGATGTCGCCGCCACCGACGCCGCGACCATCGGGGTGCTGTTCGCCGAGCGGCACGTCGATGTCGTGGTCAACGCGGCTGGCCGGTGGGGTCCGACGCGGGCGGAAATGGTGCACTCGCACCTGGGCGTGGTCCAGCGTCTGGTCGAAGCGGTTGCGCTGATGGAGCGGGCGCCCCGCCTTGTGCACATCGGTTCGGTGCACGAGTATGGCCCGCTGCCTGTCGGGACGTCCCTCGACGAGTCCGCCGTACCGCGGCCGCGCACCGCCTACGCGCAGATCAAGCTGGCCTGCTCGACGGCCGTGATGGCCCTCGGCGGCGTCGTGCTGCGCGCCACCAACATGTACGGCCCGCACCCGCCGGAGGAGACCTTCTTCGCCGTTCTCCTCCTGCGGCTGCGGGCTGCTATGGACACCGACGAGATCGTAGAGCTGTCCGTCGCCGACGCGCGACGAGACTTCGTCGATGTTCGGGACGTCGCGAGCGCAGCCCTGGCCGCCGCCTCGGCGTCGCTGTCCGGATGTGCGATCAACATCGGCAGCGGCCGAGCCGCCGACATGCGGGACCTGGTCACGTCGTTCGTGGCCGAGGCCCGGTTCCCGACAGAGCGGTTGCGAATTGCCCAGCGGGAGGTTCCGAGTCACGGCGGTGAATGGATCCAGGTGGACATCCGTGCGGCCCGGCAACTGATGGACTGGCGTCCCCGTTTCACGGTCCAGGAATCGTTGAGCGCCATGTGGCATGCGGCCTGA
- a CDS encoding class I SAM-dependent methyltransferase, producing MCRICGGAVSEFFDFGRQPLSDTFLRADEVSNEFFFRLAVGVCEDCSMVQLLDEVPRDRMFHADYPYHSSGSARMREHFEQTARDFLDTELTGTDPFIVEIGCNDGVMLRTFREAGIRHLGFEPSLGVAELARADGIRVLTDYFEESSAVRIRESDGPADVIFAANTICHIPYLDSIFRGVEALLAPEGVFVFEDPYLGDIIELNTFDQIYDEHFFLFSVNSVRTAARRFGFELVDVRRLPVHGGEVRYTIARTGARPVSPAVDALADEERDRGLTDPATFERFGADVKRICGELVELLRKLRAEGKRVAGYGATAKSATVTNYCGIGPDLVDVVYDTTPAKHGRLMPGSHIPVRPASELAETRPDFAVLFAWNHAEEIQVKEEAFHKAGGRWITYVPDVRIT from the coding sequence ATGTGTCGTATCTGCGGCGGAGCCGTTAGCGAGTTCTTCGACTTCGGACGCCAACCCCTGTCCGATACCTTTTTGCGCGCTGACGAGGTATCCAACGAGTTCTTCTTCCGGCTCGCCGTCGGCGTCTGCGAGGACTGTTCCATGGTCCAGCTTCTGGACGAGGTGCCGCGCGACCGCATGTTCCACGCGGACTACCCGTACCATTCGTCGGGCTCGGCGCGCATGCGTGAACATTTTGAGCAGACCGCGCGTGACTTCCTCGACACCGAACTGACCGGTACGGATCCGTTCATCGTCGAGATCGGCTGCAACGACGGTGTGATGCTGCGGACGTTTCGCGAGGCGGGCATCAGACACCTGGGCTTTGAGCCGTCCCTCGGGGTCGCCGAACTGGCCCGAGCCGACGGGATACGGGTGCTGACGGACTACTTCGAGGAGTCTTCGGCGGTCCGGATCCGCGAGTCGGACGGGCCTGCCGACGTCATCTTCGCGGCGAATACCATCTGCCACATCCCCTACCTGGACTCGATCTTCCGAGGTGTGGAGGCTTTGCTGGCGCCTGAGGGCGTGTTCGTGTTCGAGGACCCGTATCTGGGCGACATCATCGAACTCAACACGTTCGACCAGATCTACGACGAGCACTTCTTCCTCTTCTCGGTCAACTCGGTACGCACCGCCGCCCGCCGCTTCGGCTTCGAACTGGTGGACGTACGACGGCTGCCAGTACACGGTGGTGAGGTGCGGTACACCATCGCCCGGACCGGCGCGCGGCCGGTCAGCCCGGCGGTGGACGCGCTGGCCGACGAGGAACGCGACCGCGGTCTCACCGATCCGGCGACCTTCGAGCGTTTCGGCGCGGACGTGAAGCGGATCTGCGGCGAACTGGTGGAGTTGCTGCGCAAGCTGCGCGCGGAGGGCAAGCGGGTGGCCGGATATGGCGCCACCGCGAAGAGCGCCACGGTCACCAACTACTGCGGCATCGGTCCAGACCTGGTGGACGTCGTCTACGACACGACGCCGGCCAAGCACGGCCGGCTCATGCCTGGGTCGCACATTCCCGTTCGGCCGGCGTCCGAACTGGCCGAGACCCGGCCCGACTTCGCGGTGCTGTTCGCGTGGAACCACGCGGAGGAGATCCAGGTCAAGGAAGAGGCATTCCACAAAGCCGGCGGTCGCTGGATCACCTACGTTCCGGACGTACGAATCACCTGA
- a CDS encoding cyclase family protein, which yields MRFIDLSSPVDASSFEPDPVGHEVLTPREGAAHMSAEMREHFGVEFDPDELPDGEFLSLDRMTLTTHTGTHVDAPSHYGSRASYGTGTPRHIDEMPLDWFFRPAVVLDLTGHGTGAVGADELNKEFARIGHRPEPLDIVLLHTGAPRRAGTREYFTDFVGLDGPAVHLLLDLGVRVIGTDAFSLDAPFGDILARYRRTNDRSVLWPAHFAGRDREYCQIERLANLDALPGPHGFRVACFPVKITGGGAGWARAVAMVDD from the coding sequence ATGCGATTCATCGATTTGTCCTCACCGGTGGACGCCTCGTCGTTCGAACCTGACCCGGTCGGGCACGAGGTGCTCACCCCACGCGAGGGTGCTGCGCACATGAGCGCGGAGATGCGCGAGCATTTCGGCGTCGAGTTCGACCCGGACGAGTTGCCGGACGGCGAGTTCCTGTCGCTGGACCGGATGACGTTGACCACCCATACCGGTACGCACGTGGATGCGCCGTCGCACTACGGTTCGCGAGCTTCCTATGGCACCGGGACCCCCCGGCACATCGACGAGATGCCGCTGGACTGGTTCTTCCGCCCAGCCGTGGTGCTGGACCTGACCGGCCACGGCACCGGCGCGGTGGGCGCCGACGAGCTCAACAAGGAATTCGCCCGGATCGGTCACCGGCCTGAGCCGCTGGACATCGTCCTGCTTCATACCGGCGCGCCGCGTCGGGCGGGTACGCGGGAGTACTTCACCGACTTCGTCGGCCTGGACGGCCCGGCCGTGCACCTGCTGCTGGATCTGGGCGTGCGGGTGATTGGCACGGACGCGTTCAGCCTGGACGCACCGTTCGGCGACATCCTCGCGCGGTACCGCCGGACGAACGACCGCTCGGTGCTCTGGCCCGCGCATTTCGCCGGCCGGGACCGGGAGTACTGCCAGATCGAACGGTTGGCCAACCTCGACGCGCTGCCGGGCCCGCACGGGTTCCGGGTGGCGTGCTTCCCAGTCAAGATCACCGGGGGCGGCGCAGGATGGGCGAGGGCGGTGGCGATGGTCGATGACTGA
- a CDS encoding dTDP-4-dehydrorhamnose 3,5-epimerase family protein, with the protein MQTRHLSVHGAFEFTPKIFPDDRGLFVSPFQQAAFGEATGRAGIPVAQSNHSRSRRGVVRGVHYTVTPPGTAKYVYCPRGRSLDIVVDIRVGSPTYGKWDAVVLDQIDFRSLYLPVGVGHAFVALEDETVMSYLLTSPYVAEYELSVSALDPALGLPLPPELVPVQSDRDSAAMTLDEARQQGLLPDYETCLRVEKALWPV; encoded by the coding sequence ATGCAGACACGTCACTTGTCCGTGCATGGGGCATTCGAATTCACGCCGAAGATATTCCCCGATGATCGCGGTTTGTTCGTGTCACCGTTCCAGCAGGCGGCTTTCGGGGAAGCGACCGGGCGTGCCGGCATCCCGGTGGCGCAGTCCAACCACAGCCGCTCGCGCCGAGGCGTGGTCCGGGGCGTCCACTACACCGTGACGCCGCCGGGAACCGCCAAGTACGTGTACTGTCCGCGTGGCCGCTCGCTGGACATCGTGGTCGACATCCGGGTCGGGTCACCCACGTACGGCAAGTGGGACGCGGTGGTGCTTGACCAGATCGACTTCCGGTCACTGTACCTGCCGGTCGGCGTCGGGCACGCGTTCGTCGCGCTCGAGGACGAGACCGTCATGTCGTACCTGCTGACCAGTCCATACGTCGCCGAGTACGAGTTGTCCGTCTCGGCGCTCGACCCGGCCCTGGGGTTGCCCCTACCGCCGGAACTGGTCCCGGTGCAGTCCGACCGCGACTCTGCCGCGATGACGCTGGACGAGGCCAGACAGCAGGGCCTGCTGCCTGACTACGAAACCTGCCTGCGGGTCGAGAAGGCGTTGTGGCCGGTGTGA
- the uvrA gene encoding excinuclease ABC subunit UvrA, which translates to MDLDLPHRQLIVFTGVSGSGKSSLAFDTVYAEAQRRQVQSMSTYARQFITEMDKPDVDRIEGLCNAVAVDQRTSASRSPRSTVGTVTEVYDLVRVVYGQAGRAHCTVCDQPLRADGEQLVCPDGHSTATPDLASRSFSFNLPFGQCPDCTGLGTRLEVQEDLIVPDEGRALADGAIAPWKTPANKTAESKLSKAVRADAERRMLAAFMEAEGRSMLSPWRTLPEELRQRLLHAESIPVGDSVLLGVIPWIHQRYERTRLEGGGLVLQAFMRDVVCPGCGGGRLRPEQLAVKVDGVGIAELTSMPVSSVRRFFENLVVGDRDRKVIAQAVDEIVDRLRSLADVGLGYLTLDRPARTLSGGEAQRIRLASQFGSRLFGLLYVLDEPTAGLHPKDTEELIATLRRLRDHGNTLIVVEHDHHMIEAADHVVEMGPGAGELGGQLIFAGPVSELLTDHKSLTGGYVSGERGITVPKRRRPPRAGQEIVVRNARGNNLTGVDVAFPLGCFVAVCGVSGAGKSTLVDHTLWRAAERSLGGTAPEPAPHDGIDGLSLIDRVIRVDQSPIGRSGRSTPATYTGIFDAIRKAFAATEESRRRGFKPGQFSFNSPGGRCEACSGDGTVQIEMHFLPDVYLPCEVCLGKRYKEETLRARYRGKTIAEVLEMPIDEAAEFFIGEPAITGPLRTLREVGLGYIRIGQPANTLSGGEAQRIKLSSELQRRAGRHTLYLLDEPTTGLHSSDIDRLLKVMHDLVSKGHTVVTVTHNLDVAKVADWIIDLGPEGGDDGGRLIGTGTPEQIAAGNGHTAHYLRRSLRL; encoded by the coding sequence GTGGACCTCGATTTGCCGCACCGTCAGTTGATCGTCTTCACCGGGGTCTCGGGCTCCGGTAAATCGTCTCTAGCCTTCGACACCGTGTATGCCGAGGCCCAGCGCCGCCAGGTGCAGTCGATGTCCACCTACGCGCGGCAGTTCATCACGGAAATGGACAAGCCTGATGTGGACCGCATCGAGGGCCTGTGCAACGCGGTCGCCGTCGACCAGCGGACCTCCGCGTCGCGGAGCCCGCGCTCCACCGTCGGCACCGTCACCGAGGTCTACGACCTGGTCCGGGTGGTCTACGGCCAGGCGGGCCGCGCCCACTGCACGGTGTGCGACCAGCCGCTGCGCGCCGACGGTGAGCAGTTGGTTTGCCCCGACGGTCACAGCACCGCGACGCCGGATCTGGCGAGCCGCTCCTTCTCCTTCAATCTGCCCTTCGGCCAGTGCCCGGACTGCACCGGCCTGGGCACCCGGCTGGAGGTCCAGGAGGACCTGATCGTGCCGGATGAGGGCCGGGCACTGGCGGACGGTGCGATCGCCCCGTGGAAGACGCCGGCCAACAAGACCGCGGAGAGCAAGCTCAGCAAGGCGGTCCGCGCCGACGCGGAACGCCGGATGCTGGCCGCGTTCATGGAGGCCGAGGGCCGCAGCATGCTGTCACCCTGGCGCACCCTGCCGGAGGAGTTGCGTCAACGGCTGCTGCACGCCGAGAGTATTCCGGTCGGCGACTCGGTCCTGCTCGGCGTCATTCCCTGGATCCACCAACGGTACGAACGCACCCGGCTCGAGGGCGGCGGCCTGGTCCTGCAGGCGTTCATGCGTGACGTCGTGTGCCCCGGCTGCGGCGGCGGCCGGCTGCGCCCCGAGCAACTAGCGGTCAAGGTCGACGGCGTGGGTATCGCCGAGCTCACCTCGATGCCGGTCAGCTCGGTCCGCCGGTTCTTCGAGAACCTGGTGGTCGGCGACCGGGACCGCAAGGTGATCGCGCAGGCGGTAGACGAGATCGTGGACCGGCTGCGGTCGCTCGCGGACGTCGGCCTGGGCTACCTCACGCTGGACCGCCCGGCCCGGACGCTCTCCGGCGGCGAGGCACAACGCATCCGGTTGGCGAGCCAGTTCGGCAGCCGGCTGTTCGGCCTGCTCTACGTGCTGGACGAGCCGACGGCCGGGCTGCACCCCAAGGACACCGAGGAACTGATCGCCACCCTGCGTCGGCTGCGCGACCACGGCAATACCCTGATCGTGGTCGAGCACGACCACCACATGATCGAGGCGGCCGACCACGTCGTCGAGATGGGACCGGGTGCGGGTGAGCTGGGCGGGCAGTTGATCTTCGCCGGGCCGGTCAGCGAGCTGCTCACCGACCACAAGTCACTCACCGGCGGGTACGTGAGCGGAGAGCGCGGAATCACGGTGCCCAAGCGGCGCCGGCCACCCCGCGCCGGGCAGGAGATCGTGGTCCGCAACGCCCGCGGCAACAACCTCACGGGCGTCGACGTCGCGTTCCCGCTCGGCTGTTTCGTCGCGGTCTGCGGTGTGTCGGGGGCTGGGAAGTCGACGCTCGTCGACCACACCCTCTGGCGCGCGGCGGAACGGTCTCTGGGCGGTACCGCGCCGGAACCGGCACCGCACGACGGCATCGACGGGCTTTCCCTGATCGACCGGGTAATCCGGGTAGACCAGTCACCGATCGGCCGGTCAGGCCGGTCGACACCGGCGACGTACACCGGGATCTTCGACGCCATCCGCAAGGCGTTCGCGGCGACCGAGGAGTCACGGCGGCGTGGCTTCAAGCCCGGCCAGTTCTCCTTCAACTCGCCCGGCGGGCGCTGCGAGGCCTGCTCCGGCGACGGCACCGTGCAGATCGAGATGCACTTCCTGCCGGACGTCTACCTCCCCTGCGAGGTGTGCCTCGGCAAGCGCTACAAGGAGGAGACCCTGCGGGCGCGCTACCGCGGCAAGACCATCGCCGAAGTGCTGGAGATGCCGATTGACGAGGCCGCAGAGTTCTTCATCGGAGAGCCGGCGATCACCGGTCCACTCCGAACGCTGCGCGAGGTCGGGCTCGGTTACATCCGGATCGGCCAGCCCGCGAACACCCTCTCGGGTGGCGAGGCCCAGCGGATCAAGCTCTCCAGCGAGCTGCAGCGCCGCGCCGGACGTCACACGCTCTATCTGCTCGACGAGCCGACCACAGGGCTGCACTCCAGCGACATCGACCGGCTGCTGAAGGTCATGCACGACCTGGTGAGCAAGGGCCACACCGTCGTCACCGTCACCCACAACCTCGATGTGGCCAAGGTGGCCGACTGGATCATTGACCTGGGGCCGGAGGGCGGCGACGACGGCGGCCGGCTGATCGGCACCGGCACGCCCGAGCAGATCGCCGCCGGGAACGGTCACACCGCCCACTATTTACGGCGCTCTCTGCGCCTCTGA
- the rfbA gene encoding glucose-1-phosphate thymidylyltransferase RfbA, whose amino-acid sequence MKGIILAGGSGTRLHPITLAISKQLLPVGDKPMIYYPLSVLMLAGIRDILVISTPADLPQFRRLLGDGAHLGLQVGYAGQAEPNGLAEAFIIGADHIGDDDAALVLGDNIFHGPAFSEVLAARTREVRGCVLFGYPVTDPERYGVGEIDADGRLISIEEKPARPRSNRAITGLYLYDNTVVDIAKNLRPSARGELEITDINQTYIERGTATLVDLGRGFAWLDTGTPDSLMLASQYVQTLEQRQGVRIACVEEVALRMGFIDAAACHSLGARMSNSSYGQYVMAIARELAEAH is encoded by the coding sequence GTGAAGGGCATCATCCTGGCCGGCGGCTCCGGCACCCGACTACACCCGATCACGTTGGCCATCTCCAAGCAGCTTCTGCCGGTCGGCGACAAGCCGATGATCTACTACCCGCTGTCGGTTCTCATGCTCGCCGGGATCCGGGACATCCTGGTCATCTCCACCCCGGCCGACCTGCCGCAGTTCCGCCGGCTCCTCGGCGACGGCGCCCACCTGGGGCTCCAGGTGGGCTACGCCGGCCAGGCCGAGCCCAACGGCCTGGCGGAGGCCTTCATCATCGGGGCCGACCACATCGGCGACGACGACGCGGCCCTGGTGCTCGGCGACAACATCTTTCACGGGCCGGCGTTCTCCGAGGTGCTCGCGGCACGTACCCGCGAGGTGCGCGGATGCGTATTGTTCGGTTACCCGGTCACCGACCCCGAACGGTACGGTGTCGGCGAGATCGACGCCGACGGCCGGCTGATATCGATCGAGGAGAAGCCGGCCCGTCCCCGATCCAACCGGGCGATCACCGGCCTTTATCTCTACGACAACACGGTGGTCGACATCGCGAAAAACCTCCGGCCGTCGGCCCGGGGCGAACTGGAGATCACCGACATCAACCAGACCTACATCGAGCGCGGCACCGCGACGCTCGTGGATCTGGGCCGCGGGTTCGCCTGGCTGGACACCGGCACGCCGGACTCACTCATGCTGGCCAGCCAGTACGTGCAGACCCTGGAGCAGCGTCAGGGGGTGCGGATCGCCTGCGTGGAGGAGGTGGCGCTGCGGATGGGCTTCATCGACGCCGCCGCCTGCCACTCGCTGGGCGCCCGGATGAGCAACTCCAGCTACGGCCAGTACGTCATGGCGATCGCGCGCGAACTCGCCGAAGCGCACTGA
- a CDS encoding NAD-dependent epimerase/dehydratase family protein, with protein MAGVNRVAVMGASGSVGRQVCAAFSRSGQSVLAVARRPADHLSAYRFRSVDLGAEAPEHIAEILVAESADVVVNATGGWGTTEQEMEYAHVVLTGRLVEAVALVPRRPRLVHVGTIHEYGPVPEGTLIDEKIEPAPQTPYARTKLAGSEAVLHAARDGRIDGVVLRAVNLCGPHPAPPSFLGYLHRRLREATDGATLELSIADARRDYLDVRDAAEAVVLAATAPVTGQVINIGRNEAVDLRELVALFIAAAGFPQDRLRVLDRQVLSKGGDWTRADIRLAQQVLGWRPRISLAESMGAMWESEST; from the coding sequence GTGGCCGGTGTGAACCGTGTCGCGGTGATGGGAGCCAGCGGCAGCGTCGGCCGGCAGGTATGCGCCGCTTTCTCCCGCTCGGGCCAGAGCGTCCTGGCGGTAGCCCGGCGGCCGGCCGATCACCTGTCTGCGTACCGGTTCCGATCGGTGGATCTCGGTGCCGAGGCGCCGGAGCACATTGCCGAGATCCTCGTTGCCGAGTCGGCAGACGTGGTGGTCAACGCCACCGGCGGCTGGGGGACCACCGAGCAGGAAATGGAGTACGCGCACGTCGTTTTGACCGGCCGCCTGGTCGAGGCCGTGGCACTCGTGCCGCGGCGGCCACGGCTCGTGCACGTCGGGACCATCCACGAGTACGGCCCGGTGCCCGAGGGGACGCTGATCGACGAGAAGATCGAGCCGGCTCCACAGACGCCGTACGCCCGTACGAAACTGGCTGGCTCGGAGGCGGTCCTGCACGCGGCCCGGGATGGCCGGATCGACGGTGTCGTACTGCGCGCGGTGAATTTGTGCGGTCCGCACCCGGCGCCGCCGAGTTTCCTCGGCTATCTACATCGGCGGCTGCGGGAAGCGACCGACGGAGCCACGCTGGAGCTGTCGATCGCGGACGCCAGACGCGACTACCTCGACGTCCGGGATGCGGCGGAGGCTGTGGTTCTGGCCGCGACGGCGCCGGTGACCGGCCAGGTGATCAACATCGGTCGCAACGAGGCGGTTGACCTGCGTGAGCTTGTGGCGCTCTTCATCGCGGCGGCGGGCTTTCCGCAGGACCGGCTGCGAGTGCTGGACCGGCAGGTGCTCAGCAAGGGCGGCGACTGGACGCGGGCCGACATTCGCCTCGCCCAGCAGGTTCTGGGCTGGCGTCCACGGATCAGCCTGGCGGAGTCTATGGGGGCCATGTGGGAATCGGAGAGCACGTGA